The following are encoded in a window of Calderihabitans maritimus genomic DNA:
- a CDS encoding Yip1 family protein, which produces MNDEQSRDLSLVDLLYGVIVQPSRTLRYVAQKKLYFRAFGTYLGVQLFNSLMTVASFEDQYRRVAPPWQETFLNEFPFQQLLLFWIPVAVIGSLVIWFIMAGVLHLIAEFSGGIGSGIGLFAALGFTTVPNVLLTVVDFILRLLQIPADFFIRMAGFVWIVVLQVLALRESHQFSTGKAILVFITPLVVMIGIFMALGVAFIGTILPFLKTLPQTLPGVPPLF; this is translated from the coding sequence TTGAATGATGAGCAGTCCCGGGATCTGAGTTTGGTGGACCTTCTATACGGAGTGATAGTGCAGCCGTCAAGAACTCTCAGATATGTTGCGCAGAAGAAACTGTATTTCCGGGCTTTCGGTACTTATTTAGGAGTGCAGCTTTTTAACTCTTTGATGACTGTAGCCTCTTTTGAAGACCAGTACAGGAGGGTTGCTCCCCCTTGGCAGGAAACTTTTTTAAATGAATTCCCTTTTCAGCAACTCTTACTGTTTTGGATTCCGGTAGCAGTAATAGGTAGTTTAGTAATATGGTTCATCATGGCAGGGGTTCTCCATTTAATAGCCGAGTTTTCCGGCGGGATTGGAAGCGGGATTGGCTTATTTGCCGCTTTGGGATTTACAACTGTTCCTAACGTTTTGCTTACTGTGGTTGACTTTATTTTACGCCTTTTACAGATTCCTGCCGACTTTTTTATCCGGATGGCTGGTTTCGTATGGATTGTTGTTTTGCAAGTTTTGGCGTTAAGGGAATCTCATCAATTCTCGACGGGAAAAGCCATTTTAGTTTTTATAACTCCTTTGGTAGTCATGATAGGAATCTTTATGGCTCTTGGAGTTGCCTTCATCGGTACTATTTTACCTTTCTTAAAAACTTTACCTCAAACATTACCGGGAGTTCCGCCGTTGTTCTAA
- a CDS encoding IclR family transcriptional regulator encodes MSEDERYTIRSIDRAIDILFCFTKDGSEFSITELAKLLKLHKSTVHRLVITMASRGLLERNPQNGKYRLGLKILELGSLVADRMDLRQRAREFLEELSARYRETVHLVVRDQNEAIYIDKVEPPDAVVRYSRVGKRLPLYCTAVGKVLLAGLPPERVVEIVDTLDLNPLTERTITSRERLVEEVELVRRQGYALDNEELEPGLRCVAAPIWDHRGRVIAACSISGSASRINNQRMEKLIKAVKRTALAISQHMGYTGRG; translated from the coding sequence ATGTCAGAGGACGAACGCTATACTATCCGGTCGATTGACCGGGCGATAGATATTCTCTTTTGCTTTACCAAAGATGGTTCCGAGTTTAGCATAACCGAGCTGGCTAAACTCTTGAAACTTCACAAAAGTACTGTACACCGGCTAGTGATAACCATGGCTTCCCGCGGTTTACTGGAAAGGAATCCGCAAAATGGCAAGTATCGTCTTGGGTTAAAGATCCTAGAGTTGGGAAGTTTGGTGGCTGACCGCATGGATCTCCGCCAGCGAGCACGGGAGTTTTTGGAGGAATTGTCGGCTCGATACCGGGAGACAGTACACCTGGTAGTTCGAGATCAGAACGAAGCTATCTATATTGACAAGGTGGAACCTCCGGATGCAGTGGTTCGTTATTCCAGAGTAGGCAAGCGATTGCCGCTTTACTGTACAGCGGTGGGAAAAGTATTACTGGCGGGACTGCCTCCTGAGAGGGTTGTTGAAATAGTGGATACGCTGGATTTGAATCCTTTGACGGAAAGGACCATAACCAGCCGGGAACGATTGGTAGAAGAAGTAGAATTGGTTCGCCGCCAAGGGTACGCACTGGACAATGAGGAGTTAGAGCCCGGTCTCCGTTGTGTTGCTGCACCCATCTGGGATCACCGGGGACGGGTAATAGCAGCTTGCAGCATCTCCGGCAGCGCCAGCCGGATTAACAACCAACGTATGGAGAAGCTTATCAAGGCTGTGAAACGCACAGCTTTGGCCATCTCCCAGCACATGGGTTACACGGGGAGGGGCTAA
- the panB gene encoding 3-methyl-2-oxobutanoate hydroxymethyltransferase: MGRPKVTIPVLRNMMEQGQKITMLTAYDYPLALLEEQAGVDIILVGDSLGMTVYGMDSTLPVTLDMMINHAKAVRKGAPTAFVIGDMPYMTYQVSPQEAIRNAGRLMAEASVDAVKMEGGEEMASTIKAVVDATIPVMGHIGLTPQSISQLGGFKAQGRDAASAEKLMRDAKAVEEAGAFALLVEAVPPPVLEEITRRASIPVISLGSGKHAHGQLLIVHDILGFFDRFVPKFVKQYANLNSTIQEALKQYVKEVREGIFPEDQYTYSMKPEELAEFKKRISDL; this comes from the coding sequence ATGGGACGTCCAAAAGTTACTATACCAGTTTTAAGAAACATGATGGAGCAAGGTCAGAAGATAACGATGTTGACCGCTTATGACTATCCGCTGGCTTTATTAGAAGAACAGGCAGGGGTAGACATCATCCTGGTAGGAGATTCTTTGGGAATGACGGTCTACGGGATGGACAGCACTTTGCCCGTAACCCTGGATATGATGATCAATCATGCTAAAGCAGTCAGAAAGGGCGCACCAACGGCGTTTGTAATTGGTGATATGCCTTACATGACTTATCAGGTTTCTCCGCAGGAAGCTATCCGGAATGCAGGTAGACTTATGGCAGAAGCCAGTGTAGACGCAGTCAAAATGGAAGGCGGGGAGGAAATGGCTTCTACTATCAAGGCTGTAGTAGATGCTACCATCCCTGTTATGGGACACATTGGCCTAACTCCCCAGTCTATCTCTCAGCTGGGTGGTTTTAAAGCCCAGGGTCGAGATGCAGCTTCGGCAGAGAAATTAATGAGAGATGCTAAAGCGGTTGAGGAAGCTGGGGCATTTGCCCTGCTGGTAGAAGCCGTGCCGCCCCCGGTGTTGGAGGAGATTACTAGAAGGGCTTCCATTCCGGTGATCAGTTTAGGTTCAGGTAAACACGCCCACGGACAATTGTTGATAGTGCATGATATCCTGGGCTTCTTCGACAGGTTTGTCCCCAAATTTGTTAAGCAGTATGCGAACCTAAACAGCACCATCCAGGAAGCCCTAAAGCAGTATGTGAAAGAAGTTAGAGAAGGTATTTTCCCTGAGGATCAGTATACTTACTCCATGAAACCAGAGGAATTAGCAGAATTTAAAAAGCGAATAAGTGATTTATGA
- a CDS encoding TRAP transporter substrate-binding protein, translated as MYRSQSIIAFAVIVVLTAFLIVGCSGGNSQPTGQETGGNGDSTKTINLKVGHVLAPTHPYQLGLEKFAELVAEKSGGRVKVEVFHSSQLGNEREMIEGLQMGTLDMTLVSTAPLAGFSNKFLVFDLPFIFQSREQAYKVLDGPIGTEILDSLKDQGIVGLAYWENGFRNVTNSKRPVIHPEDMKGMKIRTMENKIHMASFKTIGADPTPMAFGELFTALQQQTVDAQENPIPIIYTSNFFEVQKYLSLTGHFYAAAPLLISKARWDTLPADVQQAIKEAAIEARDYERELIQKMDNELLEELKKKGMEVSEVDKNEWLKAMEPVYKQFEDEIGADVIAKVRGVK; from the coding sequence ATGTATAGATCGCAAAGTATTATCGCTTTCGCGGTAATCGTCGTTTTAACCGCTTTTTTGATCGTTGGTTGCAGTGGCGGGAATTCGCAACCTACTGGTCAAGAAACCGGCGGTAACGGTGATTCGACTAAGACTATCAATTTAAAGGTCGGTCACGTATTAGCTCCTACTCATCCGTATCAGCTTGGTCTGGAGAAATTTGCTGAGCTGGTAGCCGAAAAGAGCGGCGGAAGGGTAAAAGTAGAAGTATTTCATAGTTCCCAACTTGGTAACGAACGGGAAATGATTGAGGGCCTGCAAATGGGCACATTAGACATGACCCTGGTTTCGACCGCTCCGCTGGCTGGTTTCTCCAATAAGTTTTTAGTATTCGACCTACCTTTCATTTTCCAGAGTCGCGAGCAGGCATATAAGGTACTGGATGGTCCTATCGGCACCGAAATCTTAGACAGTCTGAAAGATCAGGGTATTGTTGGCTTGGCTTATTGGGAAAACGGCTTCCGTAATGTGACTAATTCAAAAAGGCCCGTGATTCACCCCGAGGATATGAAAGGTATGAAAATCAGGACTATGGAAAATAAAATCCACATGGCATCCTTTAAGACTATCGGGGCAGATCCAACCCCTATGGCCTTTGGAGAACTCTTTACCGCCCTGCAGCAGCAGACGGTAGACGCCCAGGAAAACCCGATACCCATTATCTATACTTCTAACTTCTTTGAAGTACAGAAATACCTGTCTCTAACGGGGCACTTCTACGCGGCAGCGCCGCTTTTGATCAGTAAAGCCCGGTGGGATACCCTGCCTGCTGATGTGCAGCAGGCAATTAAAGAAGCTGCTATAGAAGCCCGGGACTACGAACGCGAGCTTATTCAAAAAATGGATAATGAGCTGTTGGAGGAACTGAAGAAAAAGGGTATGGAAGTCTCAGAAGTGGACAAGAACGAGTGGCTTAAAGCTATGGAGCCGGTGTACAAACAGTTTGAAGACGAAATCGGTGCAGACGTAATTGCCAAGGTGCGTGGTGTAAAATAA
- a CDS encoding TRAP transporter small permease codes for MQQKEPPKFLYWLDKFEEGAVTILLGAMTVVVFLQVFFRFVIKGSLPWSEELARYLMVWAVFIGASIGAKEGAHIGVEAFVAFLPAKLRRVALVLAGAFSLLFCIIIAYLSFKVVGFLMKSGQLSPAMQIPIFWAYLAIPVGSILMAIRFVQATAAKLRNEGVV; via the coding sequence GTGCAGCAAAAAGAACCACCTAAGTTCTTATACTGGTTGGATAAATTTGAAGAAGGCGCAGTTACCATCTTACTTGGGGCCATGACCGTGGTGGTATTCTTACAGGTTTTCTTCCGTTTCGTAATCAAGGGTTCGCTGCCATGGTCGGAGGAACTGGCCCGCTATCTGATGGTCTGGGCAGTTTTCATCGGTGCCAGTATCGGTGCCAAAGAGGGCGCCCACATAGGGGTGGAAGCTTTTGTCGCCTTTTTACCGGCCAAGTTGAGGCGGGTTGCTCTGGTTTTGGCTGGAGCGTTTTCCTTACTGTTTTGCATAATTATTGCTTATCTTTCTTTTAAAGTTGTTGGCTTTCTGATGAAATCTGGGCAATTGTCGCCCGCTATGCAAATTCCTATTTTCTGGGCTTACCTGGCCATTCCGGTGGGCTCGATATTAATGGCCATACGTTTCGTACAGGCCACAGCTGCGAAGCTGCGTAATGAGGGAGTGGTCTGA
- a CDS encoding TRAP transporter large permease: MTAILFGVFAILVLLNVPVAVSLGLATITAIAATNTVPLMVVAQKLFTATDSFPLMAIPFFMIAGSLMEKGGISRRLIRFANALVGSLPGGLALVTVLASMFFAAISGSSPATVAAIGSIMIPAMVRQGYAKDFATATQASSGYIGVIIPPSIPMVTYGVVTGASIGALFMAGFVPGILIGAALMTVAFVIAKKNGYVGEQRANFKEVWTAFKDAFLALLMPVIILGGIYGGVFTPTEAANVAVIYGLVVGMFVYRELKWSDIPAVLRASAISTAMVMLIIATASAFGLLLTREMIPNKIANFFIGITDSKLILLILINLMLLVVGTFMETNAAIIILAPIFFPVIIQMGIDPIHFGVIMVINLAIGMITPPLGVNLFVACGLTKLPIERIIKANWAYLFVSLAVLALITYFPALSLWLPNLLQ; encoded by the coding sequence ATGACTGCAATTCTCTTTGGTGTGTTTGCTATCCTGGTGCTGCTGAACGTTCCGGTAGCTGTTAGTTTAGGGCTGGCTACCATAACAGCTATCGCTGCAACCAACACGGTTCCTTTAATGGTGGTAGCTCAGAAACTGTTTACTGCTACCGATTCTTTCCCTTTGATGGCTATTCCTTTTTTCATGATTGCCGGTAGCCTAATGGAAAAAGGTGGAATTTCTCGCCGCCTGATTCGCTTCGCCAACGCTCTGGTTGGATCACTACCTGGTGGTTTGGCTTTGGTTACAGTGCTGGCCTCTATGTTTTTCGCGGCCATTTCCGGTTCCTCTCCAGCAACGGTGGCGGCCATCGGGTCCATAATGATTCCGGCCATGGTGCGGCAGGGGTACGCAAAAGATTTTGCGACTGCTACTCAGGCATCGTCTGGCTACATCGGAGTCATTATTCCGCCGAGCATTCCTATGGTGACTTACGGCGTAGTAACGGGGGCCTCTATAGGCGCCTTGTTTATGGCGGGTTTTGTCCCGGGGATTCTGATTGGCGCTGCTTTAATGACGGTAGCCTTTGTGATAGCTAAGAAAAATGGCTACGTTGGCGAACAACGAGCCAACTTCAAAGAAGTTTGGACAGCTTTTAAAGACGCTTTTCTAGCGCTTTTGATGCCCGTAATCATTCTAGGAGGTATCTACGGAGGGGTTTTCACTCCTACCGAGGCAGCAAACGTAGCAGTGATTTACGGTTTAGTAGTAGGAATGTTTGTATACCGGGAACTTAAGTGGTCCGATATTCCAGCAGTACTGAGGGCCTCAGCTATCAGTACCGCTATGGTGATGCTGATTATCGCTACTGCTTCTGCTTTTGGACTCCTGTTAACTCGAGAAATGATTCCCAACAAGATTGCTAACTTCTTTATAGGAATTACGGACAGTAAACTCATACTGCTAATATTAATTAACCTGATGCTCTTAGTGGTAGGAACATTTATGGAAACCAATGCTGCTATTATTATTCTGGCACCTATATTTTTTCCAGTAATCATACAGATGGGCATTGACCCCATTCATTTTGGTGTAATTATGGTAATTAACTTGGCCATCGGCATGATTACACCGCCCTTAGGGGTTAATCTGTTCGTGGCCTGCGGTTTGACTAAACTGCCCATTGAACGAATCATCAAGGCTAACTGGGCTTATCTGTTTGTTTCCTTAGCAGTGCTGGCACTTATTACTTATTTCCCTGCCTTGTCTTTATGGCTGCCCAACTTATTGCAGTAA
- a CDS encoding FAD-binding oxidoreductase, giving the protein MLSRRVISQLKDIFGPPNVLTSKISMEAYAYDSSPFIHYPEAVVFADKVEQISQLMKLANREKIVVVPRGAGTSLSGGAVPVHGGIILVLNRFNRILEIDPVNEVAWVESGVTNLALQQAAASYGLMFGPDPASQKVATMGGNVAEGAGGIRGVKYGVTRDHLLGLEVVLPDGEVVMIGGLGKYVPQIDLTGIFCGSEGTLGIITKILVKLIPLPEAIRTMMAVFGSLDKAGEAVSQIIARGIVPTTLEIMDQTMIRAVDDFINVGFPREAEAVLLIEVDGYEVEVDRQVESVVSICKEQGATDIRKATDEKERQDLWLARRSGNGALGRIKPAYMVQDVTVPRHKLPDMLRFVSDISKKYGIIIAQMAHAGDGNLHPHLLYDPFQPEELERVKQASHEIFTAALEMGGSLTGEHGIGMEKLEFMTQAFTANDLDFMEQVKRALDPHLVLNRGKVLDIA; this is encoded by the coding sequence GTGCTTAGCAGGCGTGTTATTAGTCAACTAAAAGATATTTTTGGTCCTCCAAATGTATTGACCTCCAAAATCAGTATGGAGGCTTATGCTTACGATTCTTCTCCCTTTATACATTATCCCGAAGCAGTGGTATTTGCCGACAAGGTGGAACAGATATCCCAACTGATGAAGCTGGCAAACCGGGAGAAAATTGTAGTGGTGCCGCGAGGTGCTGGCACCAGCCTTAGCGGGGGAGCGGTTCCTGTTCACGGGGGTATAATTCTTGTTCTTAATCGTTTTAACCGCATTCTGGAGATCGATCCGGTAAATGAGGTGGCCTGGGTAGAGTCGGGGGTTACCAACCTGGCTCTACAGCAGGCTGCCGCTTCCTACGGTTTAATGTTTGGTCCCGATCCAGCTAGTCAAAAAGTTGCTACCATGGGAGGAAATGTAGCAGAGGGTGCGGGAGGTATCCGGGGAGTTAAATACGGTGTTACCAGGGATCACTTATTAGGGTTGGAAGTAGTTTTGCCTGACGGGGAAGTGGTGATGATCGGCGGTTTGGGCAAATACGTGCCGCAAATTGATTTGACTGGTATTTTTTGCGGGTCGGAAGGTACGTTGGGCATCATTACTAAGATCCTGGTAAAACTTATCCCTCTTCCGGAAGCTATCCGTACCATGATGGCTGTTTTTGGCAGTTTAGACAAAGCGGGCGAGGCTGTATCACAGATTATAGCCCGGGGTATTGTACCTACTACATTGGAAATCATGGACCAAACCATGATACGGGCGGTAGATGATTTTATCAACGTAGGTTTTCCGCGAGAGGCGGAGGCAGTCCTTCTGATTGAGGTAGACGGTTATGAAGTAGAAGTGGACCGGCAGGTGGAATCTGTTGTGTCTATATGCAAGGAGCAGGGGGCCACAGATATTCGCAAGGCAACTGATGAAAAGGAACGGCAGGACCTTTGGCTGGCAAGACGCTCTGGTAATGGAGCGTTAGGGCGTATTAAACCGGCTTACATGGTCCAGGACGTAACGGTGCCTAGACACAAGCTGCCTGATATGTTAAGGTTCGTATCCGACATTAGTAAGAAATACGGTATTATTATCGCCCAGATGGCCCATGCCGGAGACGGGAATCTGCACCCTCACCTGCTTTATGATCCCTTTCAGCCGGAGGAGTTAGAACGGGTAAAACAGGCCAGTCATGAAATTTTTACTGCTGCTTTAGAAATGGGTGGTAGTCTTACAGGAGAACACGGCATTGGAATGGAAAAGTTGGAGTTTATGACTCAAGCATTTACTGCAAATGATTTAGACTTTATGGAACAAGTAAAAAGAGCCCTAGACCCCCACCTGGTTTTAAACCGGGGCAAGGTCTTGGATATAGCCTAA
- a CDS encoding FAD-binding oxidoreductase, whose amino-acid sequence MERGKLVRSLAQIVGSSNVTTEPEQIIACGFRMESRPEVLVFPGSKEELQEIVWWAINEELPLVPLGSGSEIRRVLDSFQRGIGVSLQRLNRFVELEPDNLSVRVEAGAVNSELQEVLCRNNLFLPVFPDYPQSTIGGEVAADTAGRKRYRYGSIGDYVLGLEFISPGGKLVKTGGKTVKNVSGYDFTKLLAGSWGTLGVITEVTLKLRPLPEVESLVLVSFDGFSNALEMAWELMGRRLTIVSLEILWPASQWRLLDCPGEIILLVVLEGSREAVTEHRKQVQEVITGRPAQWIDERLAISRFWENYHRFRWEMKTSNFFSANFDKRLTAEIVERIFSKSEKMDMQVGLDVGSGVLDFSLTNYNEMPRNLLERWLFLQAEYGEDRVRLSFAAPSKQLLLEKLWPKIDPQGIMFPTNALLRGVNRGSGNR is encoded by the coding sequence ATGGAAAGGGGAAAGTTAGTTCGATCCCTGGCCCAGATAGTGGGCAGTTCTAATGTAACTACTGAACCGGAGCAGATTATAGCTTGCGGATTTCGAATGGAAAGCCGCCCCGAAGTATTGGTTTTTCCGGGTAGCAAGGAAGAGTTGCAGGAAATTGTATGGTGGGCAATAAATGAGGAACTTCCACTAGTACCGTTAGGTTCCGGCAGTGAAATCAGGCGGGTGCTAGATTCTTTTCAAAGGGGCATCGGCGTGTCGTTACAGAGATTAAACCGTTTTGTGGAACTAGAACCGGACAATCTTTCCGTACGAGTTGAGGCAGGAGCAGTAAATTCGGAGTTGCAGGAAGTACTCTGCCGAAACAACCTGTTCTTACCGGTATTTCCCGACTACCCCCAGTCTACCATCGGTGGCGAAGTGGCTGCTGATACTGCGGGACGGAAGCGCTACCGTTACGGCAGTATAGGAGATTATGTACTCGGATTGGAGTTTATTTCTCCCGGCGGCAAGTTGGTGAAAACCGGTGGTAAAACAGTGAAAAACGTTAGCGGTTATGATTTTACTAAACTGCTGGCTGGTTCATGGGGTACCTTAGGCGTAATTACCGAGGTCACCTTAAAATTAAGGCCTTTACCGGAAGTAGAAAGTCTAGTGCTTGTAAGTTTCGACGGCTTTTCCAATGCGTTGGAAATGGCATGGGAGTTAATGGGCCGGAGGTTGACCATAGTATCCTTAGAAATACTTTGGCCGGCTTCTCAGTGGAGGCTACTCGATTGTCCGGGAGAAATAATATTGTTAGTTGTTTTAGAAGGGAGCAGAGAAGCGGTAACTGAGCACCGGAAACAGGTGCAGGAAGTCATTACTGGCAGGCCAGCCCAGTGGATAGATGAGCGGCTGGCGATATCTAGGTTTTGGGAAAATTACCACCGGTTCCGCTGGGAAATGAAGACAAGCAACTTTTTCTCTGCTAATTTTGATAAGCGGTTAACAGCGGAAATTGTAGAGCGTATTTTTTCAAAGAGCGAGAAGATGGACATGCAAGTAGGGCTAGATGTAGGTTCGGGAGTATTAGATTTTTCTTTAACCAATTATAATGAGATGCCCAGGAATTTACTTGAGCGTTGGCTTTTTCTACAAGCTGAATACGGAGAGGACAGGGTAAGACTGAGCTTTGCTGCTCCCTCAAAACAACTTTTGTTAGAGAAGCTGTGGCCCAAAATCGATCCGCAGGGAATCATGTTCCCTACCAACGCACTATTGAGGGGTGTGAACCGTGGTTCAGGAAATAGGTAG
- a CDS encoding (Fe-S)-binding protein, translated as MVQEIGRSELQQKILRCNRCGFCQDVCPTYKVTGDEFNVARGRIRLTRLVVEGKYHWGEEAEITQHIESCLLCKACVATCPSRVATDEIVAQARAEITAAKGLTPFKRLVYRGVFSHNRRLVRVGRLLRYYQKSGIRWVVKKSGALKLMRNLGKAEDIIPQVPAANLREQLPQILKPVANPAHKVAYYPGCAINVFYSDIGKATIQVLQKNLCQVVVPHTVCCGGPHHSAGDHEEVKRLARENIDFLGRYEVEAIITDCATCGSILKEYGRLLQDDPGYREKALEFSAKVKDINEYLVEIGYSRELGPLPVVVSYHDPCHLGRGQKIIGPPREILKSIPQLELREMQEADWCCGGAGSYGITHPEISRKILDRKMKNFQATGASVLATSCPACTMQLQYGIKRYGLQAQVVHPVQLLARAYQAAEKKEEGEGNVPLPSGSENKTAV; from the coding sequence GTGGTTCAGGAAATAGGTAGGTCAGAACTACAGCAAAAAATTCTACGTTGTAACCGGTGTGGTTTTTGTCAGGATGTGTGTCCTACCTATAAGGTTACTGGTGACGAATTTAATGTAGCTCGGGGACGTATTCGCTTAACCCGTCTGGTGGTGGAAGGTAAGTACCATTGGGGTGAGGAAGCGGAAATCACCCAACATATCGAAAGCTGTTTGTTGTGTAAGGCCTGCGTGGCTACCTGTCCCTCCAGGGTGGCCACTGATGAAATAGTTGCTCAAGCCCGGGCTGAAATTACTGCTGCCAAGGGGTTGACTCCCTTTAAGCGGCTGGTTTACCGCGGTGTATTTTCTCACAACCGGAGGCTGGTCAGGGTGGGGCGCCTGCTTCGTTATTACCAAAAAAGCGGTATACGCTGGGTGGTTAAGAAAAGTGGGGCCTTAAAGCTTATGCGAAATTTGGGTAAAGCCGAGGATATTATTCCTCAGGTACCCGCAGCGAATCTCCGGGAGCAGTTGCCTCAAATTTTAAAACCGGTAGCGAATCCAGCTCATAAAGTAGCTTATTATCCGGGTTGCGCTATAAATGTTTTCTATAGTGATATTGGCAAAGCTACTATTCAAGTCCTGCAAAAGAACCTGTGTCAGGTAGTAGTACCTCATACTGTATGTTGCGGTGGCCCGCATCATAGCGCTGGCGACCATGAAGAAGTCAAAAGGCTGGCCCGAGAAAACATTGATTTTTTGGGTCGGTATGAGGTAGAAGCCATTATTACTGACTGTGCTACTTGTGGCAGTATTTTGAAGGAATATGGTAGGCTTCTACAGGATGACCCTGGCTACCGGGAAAAGGCGCTGGAATTTTCAGCCAAAGTAAAGGATATCAACGAGTACTTGGTGGAGATAGGTTATTCGCGGGAACTGGGTCCGCTGCCTGTGGTAGTAAGTTACCATGACCCGTGTCACTTGGGGCGCGGTCAGAAAATAATAGGACCACCTCGTGAGATTCTTAAAAGCATTCCCCAATTAGAATTGCGGGAGATGCAGGAGGCCGACTGGTGTTGTGGCGGTGCAGGTTCTTACGGCATTACTCATCCCGAAATTTCCCGAAAGATATTAGACCGAAAGATGAAGAACTTTCAGGCTACTGGTGCCAGTGTATTGGCCACTTCCTGCCCTGCCTGTACCATGCAGCTACAATACGGTATTAAAAGGTATGGGTTACAGGCCCAGGTAGTGCACCCAGTACAGCTATTGGCTAGAGCTTACCAGGCAGCTGAAAAAAAGGAGGAGGGAGAAGGTAATGTGCCGCTTCCCTCGGGTAGTGAAAATAAAACAGCGGTTTGA
- a CDS encoding lactate racemase domain-containing protein, which produces MCRFPRVVKIKQRFDTPKLDDVEGRVEAEIAKVRDRIRPAARIAVAVGSRGIRNLQKIVATVVNKIKEAGGEPFIIPAMGSHGGATVEGQKEVLASYGITEDALGVPVVSNMATVQIGETARGIPVFFDRVAAEADGIVVINRVKPHTDFHGRVESGLLKMLAIGLGKQKGAEMIHSYGIAGLRELIPQAANVILKKMPVLFGLAILENAEDDTADIVALRAEEIEAQEPVLLERARLLMPRLPVQRLDVLVVEEMGKNISGVGLDPNITGRIGIRQQRDAEAPIISRVVVLDLTEESHGNALGMGLADVITRRFRNKVDLSTTYANVITSGFLERGFIPLVMPSDQEAIDLALRTCGRRVEPATARLMLIKNTLELGELYVSTALLPEVEQNPQVEILEGPVPLIFNEDGELIIRI; this is translated from the coding sequence ATGTGCCGCTTCCCTCGGGTAGTGAAAATAAAACAGCGGTTTGATACTCCCAAATTAGATGATGTAGAGGGTAGGGTGGAGGCAGAAATAGCTAAGGTAAGGGACAGGATCCGGCCCGCGGCCAGGATTGCGGTGGCAGTAGGCAGCCGCGGCATTAGAAACCTCCAGAAGATTGTAGCCACGGTAGTAAATAAAATCAAAGAGGCGGGTGGCGAACCGTTTATCATCCCAGCTATGGGTAGTCACGGTGGGGCTACTGTTGAGGGGCAGAAGGAAGTCTTGGCCTCCTATGGTATAACTGAGGATGCTTTAGGAGTACCTGTAGTGAGCAACATGGCTACGGTACAAATTGGAGAAACGGCAAGGGGCATTCCTGTTTTCTTCGACCGGGTAGCTGCCGAGGCTGATGGGATTGTGGTTATAAACCGGGTTAAGCCTCACACCGATTTTCATGGTCGGGTGGAGAGTGGCCTGCTGAAAATGCTGGCCATCGGTTTGGGAAAACAAAAAGGAGCGGAAATGATTCACAGTTACGGTATTGCGGGCCTCAGAGAGCTTATTCCCCAGGCTGCTAATGTAATACTAAAAAAAATGCCGGTACTTTTTGGTCTTGCCATACTGGAAAATGCCGAAGATGATACGGCGGATATAGTTGCTCTGCGAGCAGAAGAAATTGAGGCGCAAGAACCTGTTTTATTAGAACGGGCCAGGTTACTGATGCCTAGGTTACCTGTACAACGGTTGGATGTATTGGTAGTGGAGGAAATGGGCAAGAATATTAGCGGTGTGGGTTTAGACCCTAACATCACAGGCAGGATTGGTATTCGCCAGCAGAGGGATGCCGAAGCTCCTATTATTTCTCGGGTTGTAGTTTTGGACTTGACGGAGGAGAGCCACGGTAATGCCCTTGGGATGGGCTTGGCTGATGTAATCACCCGCCGTTTTCGGAATAAAGTGGATTTGTCTACCACCTATGCTAACGTAATCACATCAGGATTTCTGGAACGGGGATTCATCCCTTTGGTGATGCCGAGTGACCAGGAAGCTATTGACCTGGCATTGAGAACCTGTGGACGGCGGGTAGAACCGGCTACCGCCCGATTGATGTTGATTAAAAATACCCTGGAACTGGGGGAATTGTATGTTTCGACGGCTTTACTGCCGGAGGTGGAGCAAAATCCGCAAGTGGAAATATTAGAGGGGCCGGTACCTTTGATTTTCAATGAAGATGGAGAGCTAATAATCAGAATTTAA